In Dromiciops gliroides isolate mDroGli1 chromosome 4, mDroGli1.pri, whole genome shotgun sequence, one DNA window encodes the following:
- the MRPS17 gene encoding 28S ribosomal protein S17, mitochondrial isoform X2: MSVVRSAVHAKWIVGKVVGTAMQRTAKVQVNRLVLDPYLLKYFNKRKTYFAHDASEQCTVGDIVLLRALPVPRTKHVKHELAEIIFKVGRVIDPITGKPCAGTAYLESPVSSESAPLNPSAKELDVPSA; the protein is encoded by the exons ATGTCCGTTGTTCGTTCTGCTGTCCATGCCAAATGGATCGTGGGGAAGGTGGTTGGGACAGCCATGCAAAGAACTGCCAAAGTGCAAGTAAACAGACTTGTTCTGGATCCCTACTTACTAAAG TACTTTAATAAGCGTAAAACTTACTTTGCTCATGATGCCTCTGAGCAGTGCACAGTCGGAGACATCGTGCTTCTCCGCGCTTTGCCAGTGCCAAGAACCAAGCACGTGAAACACGAATTGGCTGAGATCATCTTCAAAGTTGGAAGAGTCATCGACCCAATTACCGGGAAACCCTGTGCAGGAACCGCGTACCTGGAAAGCCCAGTGAGTTCTGAGAGTGCCCCACTAAACCCCAGTGCAAAAGAACTCGATGTTCCTTCAGCATAG
- the MRPS17 gene encoding 28S ribosomal protein S17, mitochondrial isoform X1 — MKRPSTAPSAVTSPRFPGRGTPAFGRSSEVRAGGDPGCKMSVVRSAVHAKWIVGKVVGTAMQRTAKVQVNRLVLDPYLLKYFNKRKTYFAHDASEQCTVGDIVLLRALPVPRTKHVKHELAEIIFKVGRVIDPITGKPCAGTAYLESPVSSESAPLNPSAKELDVPSA; from the exons ATGAAGCGGCCGAGCACCGCCCCGTCCGCCGTGACGTCACCACGTTTTCCGGGCCGTGGAACGCCGGCGTTCGGTCGGAGTTCAGAGGTCAGGGCTGGAG GTGACCCAGGCTGCAAAATGTCCGTTGTTCGTTCTGCTGTCCATGCCAAATGGATCGTGGGGAAGGTGGTTGGGACAGCCATGCAAAGAACTGCCAAAGTGCAAGTAAACAGACTTGTTCTGGATCCCTACTTACTAAAG TACTTTAATAAGCGTAAAACTTACTTTGCTCATGATGCCTCTGAGCAGTGCACAGTCGGAGACATCGTGCTTCTCCGCGCTTTGCCAGTGCCAAGAACCAAGCACGTGAAACACGAATTGGCTGAGATCATCTTCAAAGTTGGAAGAGTCATCGACCCAATTACCGGGAAACCCTGTGCAGGAACCGCGTACCTGGAAAGCCCAGTGAGTTCTGAGAGTGCCCCACTAAACCCCAGTGCAAAAGAACTCGATGTTCCTTCAGCATAG